In one Sporomusa sphaeroides DSM 2875 genomic region, the following are encoded:
- a CDS encoding glycosyltransferase family 2 protein, with translation MIRKQYFWKISIITVCYNAVKTIEQTIYSVVNQTYPNIEYIIIDGNSTDGTIDIIKKYEDKIAYWISEPDNGIYDAMNKGIDIATGDYIQFLGADDALVNDYIIDEIVSMIHGEDILSANILNINDTLFIQAKSNNHVSRDNLNYNGEMIPHPGMFCKRKLFSKKKFNINYKIAADYDFFLFFLFDQNVSFKFIDIPVVFFSMMGVSSTNKNGNIEHKNIMTKYGINVNKIAKNIYIKGYIKRLLSILGIIRPILLKCNWEEHICTNPYCRWCKGKGEKYD, from the coding sequence ATGATACGGAAACAGTATTTTTGGAAAATTAGCATTATCACAGTATGCTATAATGCTGTAAAAACGATAGAACAGACAATTTATAGTGTAGTAAATCAAACGTATCCTAATATCGAATATATTATTATTGATGGTAATTCGACGGACGGAACAATTGATATTATAAAAAAATATGAAGATAAAATTGCTTATTGGATTAGCGAGCCGGATAATGGAATTTATGATGCTATGAATAAGGGCATTGATATTGCGACAGGAGATTATATTCAATTTTTAGGTGCAGATGATGCATTAGTTAACGATTATATTATTGATGAAATAGTTTCAATGATTCATGGAGAAGATATTTTATCTGCTAATATTTTAAACATCAATGATACATTATTTATACAGGCGAAATCGAATAATCATGTTAGCCGAGATAACTTGAACTATAATGGAGAAATGATTCCACATCCAGGGATGTTTTGCAAGAGAAAATTATTTTCAAAGAAAAAGTTTAATATAAATTACAAGATTGCTGCCGATTATGACTTTTTTCTCTTTTTTTTATTTGATCAAAATGTTTCTTTTAAATTTATAGATATTCCTGTTGTGTTTTTTAGTATGATGGGGGTTAGTTCTACAAATAAGAATGGAAATATAGAACATAAAAATATTATGACTAAATATGGCATAAACGTAAATAAAATAGCTAAAAACATTTACATAAAGGGATATATAAAAAGATTATTATCTATATTAGGAATCATTAGACCCATATTACTAAAATGTAATTGGGAAGAACATATATGTACTAACCCTTATTGTAGATGGTGTAAGGGAAAAGGTGAAAAGTATGATTAG
- a CDS encoding DUF268 domain-containing protein has translation MEWEYAKAQVKKVPGISLVYQKLLSMILPIKKACRFYYEFSHYNKKLFQQNGNKLRWSERHPCLNDWTSTTGFDSHYIYHPAWAARILAVQKPEKHIDISSSLAFISIVSAFIPVDFYDYRQAILQLGNLQSKKGDLLNLPFEDKTVHSLSCMHVVEHIGLGRYGDMIDPCGDLKAISELKRVLAVNGDLLFVVPIGKPKTMFNAHRIYSYDQIIEVFSEFELKEFSLVPDLHIKYGFIRNATKEMANQQNYGCGCFWFRRKN, from the coding sequence ATGGAATGGGAATATGCTAAGGCGCAAGTAAAAAAAGTACCAGGAATTAGCTTAGTTTATCAGAAACTTTTGTCTATGATATTACCTATAAAGAAAGCATGCCGCTTCTATTATGAATTCTCCCATTACAACAAAAAACTCTTTCAACAAAATGGAAACAAACTTCGTTGGTCAGAGAGACATCCATGTTTAAATGATTGGACATCAACAACTGGCTTCGATTCTCATTATATTTACCATCCTGCATGGGCAGCTAGAATTCTAGCTGTACAAAAGCCAGAAAAACATATTGATATATCCTCAAGTCTGGCTTTTATCAGTATAGTTTCGGCGTTTATTCCTGTGGATTTTTATGATTATCGGCAAGCAATTTTACAGTTAGGCAATTTACAGTCAAAAAAAGGCGATTTACTAAACTTACCTTTCGAAGATAAGACTGTACATTCTCTATCGTGTATGCATGTAGTAGAGCATATTGGTCTAGGGCGATATGGAGATATGATTGATCCATGTGGTGACTTAAAAGCTATTTCGGAACTGAAACGAGTATTAGCTGTAAACGGTGACCTTCTTTTTGTTGTTCCTATAGGGAAGCCTAAAACTATGTTTAATGCGCATCGAATATATTCATATGACCAAATTATTGAAGTATTTTCTGAATTTGAGTTAAAGGAGTTTTCGCTTGTGCCAGACTTGCATATTAAGTACGGCTTTATTAGAAATGCTACAAAGGAAATGGCAAATCAACAGAACTACGGATGTGGGTGCTTCTGGTTTAGGAGGAAAAATTAA
- a CDS encoding FkbM family methyltransferase, which yields MNSFFLKDRHGQKTFAQCGEDIIVAFIFHSLKIDKPTYFDIGTNHPIHLNNTYYFYNKGSSGICIEPDPDLFPAIKRTRGKDICLNAGIGIGEETEANFYVMSTNTLNTFCQETALRYASYGKQQIKKVIPISLITISEISKKYFVPDFISLDVEGYELSILKSIDFNIIRPKVFCIETLSYTEDKTEKKLDDIIDYMLQQRYFVYADTYINTIFVDESIWKNR from the coding sequence ATGAATTCATTTTTTTTAAAAGACAGGCATGGTCAAAAAACCTTTGCTCAGTGTGGTGAAGATATTATAGTAGCATTCATATTTCATAGCCTTAAAATTGATAAACCTACCTATTTTGACATCGGGACTAATCACCCAATTCATTTGAATAACACTTATTACTTTTATAATAAGGGTTCAAGCGGAATATGTATTGAACCTGATCCAGACTTGTTCCCAGCAATAAAAAGAACTAGAGGTAAGGATATATGTTTAAATGCGGGAATTGGGATAGGTGAGGAAACCGAAGCAAATTTTTATGTTATGTCAACTAATACACTGAATACATTTTGTCAAGAAACGGCATTACGTTATGCTTCATACGGAAAGCAACAGATAAAAAAGGTTATTCCAATTTCACTCATTACAATTAGTGAAATATCAAAGAAGTATTTTGTTCCAGATTTTATATCGCTGGATGTAGAGGGGTATGAGTTAAGTATTTTGAAGTCGATTGACTTTAATATAATTCGCCCCAAAGTGTTTTGCATAGAGACTCTTTCATATACTGAGGACAAAACTGAAAAAAAATTGGATGATATTATTGATTATATGTTGCAGCAAAGGTATTTTGTTTATGCTGATACTTATATTAATACGATATTTGTAGATGAGAGTATTTGGAAAAATAGATAG
- the asnB gene encoding asparagine synthase (glutamine-hydrolyzing): MCGIAGIISNNTRIELYEGVLRKMLTSIHHRGPDDEGIALIGNCALGHRRLSIVDLSTGKQPMKCAKCANHIVFNGEIYGYKNIKTEVLEYPFKTQSDTEVILALYARDNVACLKKIPGMYAFALWDEENRTLFAARDRFGEKPFFYAMGESGEFIFASEIKAILASGLVQPRIDYHSLAHYLQHLYVHPYQTIYENIYTLPPAHYLKYRQGNLEIQRYWNLPTTDNSITLDDACSEFKRLFSCAIEKQLVADVPVGAFLSGGLDSSTVVAVASKYKKDLHTFSFGFEDGFNEGPYAMEIANKYRTKHQELTAKNVDIGEMLLKMNEVYDEPFADSSNIPTYLLSKLASQHMKVILTGDGGDELLGGYSWYKSLLGLDKAKGDHLRYFTLRIAARIAAQLKLKQYQRLSMNLQCEVFKRKYDNIITAHAAQNTYFSDDELKRIFRPVSREKLNDDNYDRIKCEQNICSPEKNINDVLKMDLLDYMPGDILVKIDRASMANSLELRAPFLDVDFASFCILLPHSMKLTKDEDKIVLRKAYQAEWTEAIRTRSKQGFGAPVGQWLKRSSVIKLRKEYLNNNKSKIFEAVDYNETQKLAQEDNYKTWILLVTALWFDKNS, translated from the coding sequence GTGTGTGGAATAGCTGGAATCATTAGCAATAATACTCGGATCGAGCTATATGAGGGAGTCTTACGCAAAATGCTTACGTCTATTCATCACCGTGGCCCAGATGATGAGGGGATAGCACTTATTGGGAATTGTGCATTGGGACATCGGCGATTAAGTATTGTAGATTTGTCTACGGGAAAGCAGCCGATGAAATGTGCTAAATGTGCTAATCATATTGTTTTTAACGGAGAAATTTACGGTTATAAGAATATTAAGACTGAAGTGCTTGAGTATCCCTTTAAAACCCAATCAGATACCGAAGTAATTTTAGCTTTATATGCAAGAGATAATGTTGCTTGTTTAAAAAAAATACCGGGTATGTACGCGTTTGCTTTATGGGATGAAGAAAACAGAACACTTTTTGCGGCCCGGGATCGTTTCGGTGAAAAACCATTTTTTTACGCCATGGGCGAAAGTGGAGAATTTATTTTTGCATCTGAGATCAAAGCGATTTTGGCTTCTGGCTTAGTGCAACCCAGAATAGACTATCACTCTCTAGCACATTATTTACAGCACTTGTACGTTCACCCATATCAAACGATATATGAAAATATTTATACATTGCCTCCGGCACACTACTTGAAATATCGTCAAGGAAACTTAGAAATCCAGCGTTATTGGAACTTGCCAACAACTGATAATTCAATAACCTTGGACGATGCCTGTAGTGAATTTAAGCGTTTGTTTTCTTGTGCTATTGAGAAGCAACTGGTGGCTGATGTGCCAGTAGGGGCATTTTTAAGCGGTGGATTAGATTCTAGTACAGTGGTTGCTGTTGCTAGTAAATATAAAAAAGATTTACATACATTTTCTTTTGGCTTTGAGGATGGTTTTAATGAAGGACCATATGCGATGGAAATTGCTAACAAATATAGGACAAAACATCAAGAATTAACTGCTAAAAATGTAGATATTGGCGAAATGCTCTTAAAGATGAATGAAGTGTATGATGAACCTTTCGCGGACTCTTCCAATATTCCTACTTATTTACTATCGAAATTGGCGAGTCAACATATGAAAGTGATTCTTACCGGTGATGGGGGAGATGAGTTACTAGGAGGATACAGTTGGTATAAGTCATTATTAGGTTTGGATAAGGCTAAGGGTGATCATTTGCGTTATTTTACGCTACGAATTGCAGCTAGAATAGCTGCACAATTGAAGCTTAAGCAATATCAACGATTGTCTATGAATCTACAATGTGAAGTATTCAAAAGAAAGTATGATAATATAATAACTGCTCATGCAGCACAAAACACATATTTTAGCGATGATGAGTTAAAGAGAATTTTTAGACCGGTGTCACGGGAAAAATTAAATGATGATAATTACGATCGAATTAAGTGTGAACAAAATATATGTAGTCCAGAAAAGAATATCAATGATGTATTAAAAATGGATTTGCTTGATTATATGCCAGGAGATATTTTAGTTAAAATCGACCGTGCATCAATGGCCAATAGCCTTGAATTAAGAGCACCGTTTCTAGATGTGGATTTTGCTTCATTTTGTATTTTATTGCCACATTCCATGAAGCTAACCAAGGATGAAGATAAGATAGTATTAAGGAAAGCCTATCAGGCAGAATGGACGGAAGCTATAAGAACCAGATCAAAGCAAGGATTTGGTGCTCCCGTAGGACAATGGCTTAAACGCTCATCAGTAATCAAATTAAGAAAAGAATATTTAAATAATAATAAATCTAAGATATTTGAAGCTGTAGATTATAATGAAACGCAAAAATTGGCACAGGAAGACAATTACAAAACTTGGATATTATTAGTAACGGCGCTTTGGTTTGATAAGAACAGTTAG
- a CDS encoding alpha-1,2-fucosyltransferase, translating into MVIVQLNGGLGNQMFQYALGRYLSIKLNTTFKLDTYTFRGDKLRKYELDCFNISEGFATASELAALRLDGWKQKLRVLMGKIGIDKKTIDLTVVRERQFHFDSLVLEMEGNLYLAGYWQSEKYFKAIEDVIRQDFSLKAEMSYESRSLAEEITRNESISLHIRRSDYVTNPEANKVHGVMPIEYYNKAMDYIARNKSDVKYYIFSDCLAWVRHHFSSSSNIVIVDHNDGEHSYEDMILMSICKHNIIANSSFSWWGAWLNQNSKKIVISPEQWFRVKDYDTRDLIPDKWVKL; encoded by the coding sequence ATGGTAATTGTCCAGTTAAACGGCGGATTAGGAAATCAGATGTTTCAGTATGCTTTAGGTAGGTACTTATCTATTAAACTAAATACTACTTTTAAACTCGATACCTATACATTTCGGGGGGACAAGCTTCGTAAGTATGAGCTTGACTGTTTTAATATTTCTGAGGGATTTGCAACTGCAAGCGAACTTGCAGCACTTCGACTTGATGGATGGAAGCAAAAACTAAGAGTATTGATGGGAAAAATTGGAATTGATAAAAAAACAATTGATTTAACAGTTGTAAGAGAAAGGCAATTTCACTTTGATTCTCTTGTTTTGGAGATGGAAGGAAATTTATATTTAGCAGGTTATTGGCAAAGTGAGAAATATTTTAAGGCGATAGAGGATGTTATCCGACAGGATTTTTCTTTAAAAGCGGAAATGAGTTATGAGAGTCGAAGCTTAGCAGAAGAAATTACTAGAAATGAATCTATATCACTTCATATTCGGCGTAGCGATTATGTAACAAATCCAGAAGCTAATAAAGTACATGGCGTAATGCCAATAGAGTATTACAATAAAGCGATGGACTATATAGCGAGAAATAAAAGCGATGTAAAATATTATATCTTTTCTGACTGTCTTGCGTGGGTACGTCACCATTTTAGTAGCAGCTCTAATATAGTTATTGTTGATCATAATGATGGAGAACATTCTTATGAAGATATGATACTGATGAGTATATGTAAACATAATATCATTGCTAATAGTTCATTTAGCTGGTGGGGGGCTTGGTTAAATCAAAATTCTAAAAAAATAGTAATTTCTCCGGAGCAATGGTTTAGAGTAAAGGACTATGATACTAGGGATTTAATTCCTGATAAGTGGGTGAAGCTATAG
- a CDS encoding class I SAM-dependent methyltransferase — protein sequence MALVGLQNETNRKTWIETKLQEIPDGCLILDAGAGERKFKPYCTHLRYVSQDFGQYNGSGDNKGLQTGSWNQDNLDIVSDIISIPRPDASFDAIMCTEVFEHLPDPLLALKEFSRLIKPQGVLLLTAPFCSLTHFAPFHFVSGFNSYWYEKHLPAYGFHIIELEKNGNYFEFLAQEVRRIDGVANKYTNCKANLLERWIEKQLLKRLDRLSRQDTGSNEMLYFGCHVFARKE from the coding sequence ATGGCACTGGTTGGTTTACAAAACGAGACAAATCGTAAAACATGGATTGAGACGAAGTTGCAAGAGATCCCAGATGGATGCCTTATACTCGATGCCGGAGCTGGTGAACGAAAGTTTAAGCCGTATTGCACACACCTTCGCTATGTTTCGCAGGACTTCGGGCAATACAACGGTTCCGGAGATAACAAAGGTTTACAGACTGGTTCATGGAATCAGGATAATTTGGATATTGTTTCTGACATTATCAGTATACCAAGACCTGATGCATCCTTTGATGCTATTATGTGCACAGAGGTATTTGAGCATCTTCCGGATCCTTTATTAGCGTTGAAAGAGTTCTCACGATTAATTAAACCACAAGGTGTACTATTACTTACTGCTCCGTTTTGTAGTCTAACACATTTTGCTCCTTTTCATTTCGTGTCTGGGTTTAATAGCTATTGGTATGAAAAACATTTGCCTGCATATGGATTTCATATTATTGAACTTGAAAAGAATGGAAATTATTTTGAGTTTTTAGCTCAGGAAGTGCGAAGAATTGATGGAGTCGCAAATAAATACACAAACTGCAAAGCTAATCTATTGGAACGTTGGATTGAAAAGCAACTGTTGAAACGGCTTGATAGATTAAGTCGCCAGGATACGGGGTCAAACGAAATGTTGTATTTTGGCTGTCATGTGTTTGCTAGAAAGGAATAG
- a CDS encoding glycosyltransferase family 2 protein: MISVIIHTLNEEKNIRNCLECVKWVDEIIIIDMHSKDKTVQIAKEYTDKIFFFEQMEYADPARSYGLSLATNEWILSVDADEIVPVDLKNILIKIMKENYYDAVSIPHFNYFFGHAIIGGDCAPLENPHIRFFKRNIVSYSDNIHSFFQIDYKAKIYFIENKELSFIHFGYIDVEHFLEKLNRYTTIEAKALYLKQ, translated from the coding sequence ATGATTAGTGTAATTATCCATACTTTAAATGAGGAAAAAAATATAAGAAATTGTTTAGAGTGCGTCAAATGGGTAGATGAAATTATTATTATTGATATGCATAGTAAGGACAAAACAGTTCAAATTGCAAAAGAATATACTGATAAAATATTTTTTTTCGAACAAATGGAATATGCTGATCCAGCTAGAAGTTACGGATTAAGTTTAGCAACCAATGAATGGATATTATCAGTAGATGCAGATGAAATTGTTCCTGTCGACTTAAAAAATATATTAATTAAAATCATGAAAGAAAATTATTATGATGCAGTTTCGATACCACATTTCAATTATTTTTTTGGGCATGCTATAATAGGCGGAGACTGCGCACCTCTAGAAAATCCACATATACGGTTTTTCAAAAGAAATATTGTTAGCTATTCTGATAATATACATTCGTTTTTTCAAATTGATTATAAGGCAAAAATTTATTTTATTGAAAATAAGGAGTTATCCTTTATTCATTTTGGCTATATTGATGTTGAACACTTTCTGGAAAAACTTAACAGGTATACTACGATTGAGGCAAAAGCATTATATTTAAAACAATGA
- a CDS encoding glycosyltransferase — protein MKKLLFLTGNIFPCIAGDSIFSAGIVDILSELYSIDVLAFGEKEKIEKDENYLRIKDKLSSIRIVKYSTTLKHDYLLYFKYGNRIHMDTKNMQDQFQYLLNSNNYDYIIIDHLRMYSIFKSAEYLIDRTQTKIILLAHNVEYKNLIENIKYVNNCKEKLKMGIFNFNLKSYEKKAIKNVDYLWGLCQEDVLELKALSNENNKVSSIIRPYFAFPQIKNEEELLQPTFNLLFLGSMSWYPNVQGVQYFIENIFNKLLELDNRYKLYIVGANPDYRIRQYNSDRIIVTGSVKSVDEYIKKSDLVIVPNKLGSGVKIKVLESIVKGIPVILFKESMVGYPNELFAGGFCVEDDNEFIKNIIELNSVPNRKVSFIKNARKVLLHKPDIYID, from the coding sequence ATGAAAAAATTACTTTTTTTAACAGGAAATATTTTTCCTTGTATCGCTGGAGATTCGATTTTCTCTGCTGGAATTGTAGATATTTTATCTGAATTATATTCTATAGATGTTCTTGCGTTTGGTGAAAAAGAAAAGATAGAAAAGGACGAAAATTATCTTAGAATAAAAGATAAACTTTCTTCAATCAGAATAGTTAAATACTCAACTACTCTAAAACATGACTATTTATTGTATTTCAAATATGGAAATCGAATACATATGGATACAAAGAATATGCAAGATCAGTTCCAATATTTACTAAATAGTAATAATTACGATTATATTATCATAGATCATCTACGTATGTATTCTATATTTAAGTCTGCAGAGTACCTGATTGATCGAACCCAAACTAAAATAATCCTATTAGCCCATAATGTAGAATACAAGAATTTAATAGAAAACATAAAGTATGTAAATAACTGCAAAGAAAAACTAAAAATGGGAATTTTTAATTTTAATTTAAAATCATATGAAAAAAAAGCAATTAAGAATGTAGATTATTTATGGGGATTATGTCAAGAAGATGTTCTAGAGCTTAAAGCGCTTTCAAATGAAAACAATAAGGTTTCAAGTATTATTCGTCCTTATTTTGCATTTCCTCAAATTAAAAATGAGGAAGAACTATTACAGCCAACTTTTAATCTTTTATTTCTTGGAAGTATGTCCTGGTATCCTAATGTTCAGGGCGTTCAATATTTTATTGAGAATATATTCAATAAATTATTGGAATTAGATAATAGATATAAATTATATATTGTCGGAGCAAACCCAGACTATAGAATAAGGCAATATAATTCAGATAGGATAATTGTTACAGGCTCAGTTAAGTCAGTAGATGAATATATAAAAAAAAGCGATTTAGTAATTGTGCCTAACAAGTTAGGAAGTGGAGTGAAGATAAAAGTATTAGAAAGTATTGTAAAAGGGATACCCGTCATTCTTTTTAAAGAAAGTATGGTTGGTTATCCTAATGAATTATTTGCTGGTGGTTTTTGTGTTGAAGATGATAATGAATTTATAAAAAATATTATAGAATTAAACAGTGTTCCAAACCGAAAAGTAAGCTTTATTAAAAATGCCAGAAAGGTTTTACTCCATAAACCCGATATTTATATTGACTGA
- a CDS encoding glycosyltransferase, producing MKIKVLTRYPWSVVYGGAEIQAQKYVEYVSKQGIDISFLNSHNMEEKYEILHIVGMNYATKNIINYAHLKNIKVVLSPVFFYDDKIKRLAKIYMTLLNFIGGGRAREILCKDALDLADVILPNSISELNQIKYLYGIKDSKKFKVIYNGIDFVKKEDVSPTLFKNIYNIKSEYIINVGMIDERKNTLNLIKGFLLSKIKVPLVIIGDFRTESEEYKKEVISLFNRHSEKIIHIPFIDDRNIIYSAYKGALFHAMPSKLETPGLSNLEAVSLGCNVLVGDCPPIREYLNDIPYYVDHKDVNDIAKSMLKIVNEKRTIRDGVVSQYYWNSIAKNLIDIYSKL from the coding sequence ATGAAGATAAAAGTACTAACTAGATATCCTTGGTCTGTTGTTTATGGTGGAGCCGAGATTCAAGCCCAAAAGTATGTTGAGTATGTATCAAAACAAGGTATTGACATTTCTTTTTTGAATTCACATAATATGGAAGAAAAATATGAAATATTACATATTGTTGGAATGAATTATGCAACAAAAAATATTATTAATTATGCTCATTTGAAAAATATAAAAGTTGTTTTGTCGCCTGTCTTTTTTTATGATGATAAAATAAAAAGATTAGCAAAAATATATATGACCTTATTAAATTTTATAGGCGGGGGCAGAGCGAGAGAGATTCTTTGTAAAGATGCTCTTGACTTAGCAGATGTTATTTTGCCTAATAGTATTTCAGAATTAAATCAGATTAAATATTTATATGGGATAAAAGACTCTAAAAAATTTAAAGTTATTTATAACGGTATTGACTTTGTAAAAAAAGAAGATGTATCTCCTACGCTATTTAAAAACATTTATAATATTAAATCAGAATATATTATAAATGTTGGAATGATTGATGAAAGGAAAAATACACTCAATTTGATAAAAGGATTTTTGTTATCAAAAATCAAAGTTCCTTTGGTTATTATTGGGGATTTTCGCACTGAAAGCGAAGAATATAAAAAAGAAGTGATATCACTTTTTAACAGACACAGTGAAAAAATTATACATATTCCGTTTATTGATGATAGAAATATAATTTATTCTGCGTATAAAGGTGCATTATTTCACGCTATGCCCAGTAAACTTGAAACCCCAGGCTTATCTAATTTAGAGGCTGTGAGTTTAGGTTGCAATGTTTTGGTTGGAGATTGTCCCCCGATTAGAGAATATTTAAACGATATTCCATATTATGTTGATCATAAAGATGTAAATGATATAGCTAAATCTATGCTTAAAATTGTAAATGAAAAACGAACAATAAGAGATGGAGTTGTAAGTCAATATTATTGGAATTCCATAGCTAAAAATCTTATTGACATATATTCAAAATTGTAG
- a CDS encoding glycosyltransferase family 2 protein has translation MEQYMLEWETDLASKCPKVTVLMSVYNGEQYLREAIESILKQSYKNFELLIINDASTDTSRSIIQSYSDPRIRLIDNEVNLGLTVSLNKGIALSQGEYIARMDSDDISLDERLEKQVQFMKEHSDIGVCGSWVETFGVRHEIWQYPIEHNEITSRLLFYNSLAHSTVIFRRNLLCKLGLCYNEEYRYSQDYELWIRCSGVVRLANIPEPLVKYRLSENQIGRKHNDAQIHFADRARKLLLSQLGVELTDEFYEIHKNICNRKFPVSLVTLKRTQKWLRILSIKSFSVGSETVHVRTLVDVWFSCCINAIGTRWLALWGFLTLGLSEQKRATFYKRSIQLLLNCIR, from the coding sequence GTGGAACAGTATATGTTAGAATGGGAAACTGACCTTGCAAGTAAATGTCCAAAAGTAACTGTACTTATGTCAGTTTACAATGGAGAACAATATTTAAGAGAAGCTATTGAGAGTATTTTAAAACAGTCGTACAAAAATTTTGAGTTATTGATAATTAATGATGCAAGCACTGATACTAGCAGAAGCATTATTCAGTCATATTCTGACCCTCGTATTCGATTGATAGATAACGAAGTTAACTTAGGACTGACAGTATCCCTTAATAAGGGGATTGCGTTATCACAAGGAGAATATATCGCACGAATGGATAGTGACGATATTAGTCTGGACGAACGTCTGGAAAAACAGGTTCAGTTTATGAAAGAGCATTCGGATATTGGTGTTTGCGGGAGTTGGGTCGAAACTTTTGGTGTAAGACATGAGATATGGCAATATCCTATTGAACATAATGAAATTACCAGTAGGCTTTTATTTTATAATAGCTTAGCTCATTCTACGGTTATTTTCCGTCGTAATCTGTTGTGCAAATTGGGATTATGCTATAACGAAGAGTATCGATATTCGCAAGATTATGAACTATGGATTCGTTGTTCAGGAGTTGTTAGGTTGGCAAACATTCCAGAACCATTGGTAAAATATCGTTTATCAGAAAACCAAATAGGAAGAAAGCACAATGATGCTCAAATCCACTTTGCTGATAGGGCTCGTAAATTGCTTTTATCTCAGTTGGGAGTTGAATTAACTGACGAATTTTACGAAATTCACAAAAACATATGTAATAGAAAGTTTCCCGTGAGTTTGGTAACTCTAAAACGTACACAAAAATGGTTGAGAATTTTATCAATAAAGAGTTTTAGCGTTGGTTCTGAAACTGTACATGTTAGAACGCTTGTAGATGTTTGGTTTTCCTGTTGTATAAATGCTATTGGAACAAGATGGCTCGCTTTGTGGGGATTCTTGACGTTGGGATTAAGTGAGCAAAAGAGAGCGACTTTTTATAAACGTAGTATACAGTTGCTATTAAACTGTATTAGGTGA
- a CDS encoding glycosyltransferase family 2 protein translates to MDKVQLSVVVCTFNRVNLLETCIKSLVSQTLAQQIYEVIIVDNNSTDDTKLVSQSFCDQYPNVRMVTEFHQGLSHARNRGWLEAKGEYIAYIDDDAKAFPDWCEQIVSFTQRQPSIKVFGGPYYPFTLKLPPDWFPPEYGKFEICYEEREIDVKYEWICGSNMTYHRSIFNNGISFDVNLGMKGSALAYGEETHLMLVLANSGHTIYYVPSIKVYHLIASYKMALCWLLKSEYNCGKCSNKIFSLEHSVWDYLLILLRSFVSSFRLYIRYRREPFRRRVYYSFRNFFYTVGGIADKLFSK, encoded by the coding sequence ATGGATAAGGTACAATTATCTGTAGTCGTTTGTACTTTCAATCGGGTTAACCTATTGGAAACATGTATAAAGTCTCTAGTATCTCAAACTTTAGCTCAACAAATATACGAAGTTATAATTGTTGATAATAATTCAACTGACGATACTAAATTAGTGTCCCAAAGTTTTTGTGACCAATACCCTAACGTCAGAATGGTTACAGAGTTTCATCAAGGTCTTAGTCACGCCAGAAATAGAGGGTGGCTTGAGGCTAAGGGAGAATACATCGCTTATATTGATGATGACGCTAAGGCATTTCCAGATTGGTGTGAACAAATTGTAAGCTTTACTCAAAGACAGCCTAGCATTAAAGTTTTTGGAGGCCCTTACTACCCATTTACCTTAAAATTACCTCCAGATTGGTTTCCACCTGAATATGGAAAATTTGAAATTTGTTATGAGGAGCGAGAAATTGATGTAAAGTATGAATGGATCTGCGGTAGCAATATGACATACCATCGTAGTATATTTAATAATGGAATATCTTTCGATGTTAATCTTGGTATGAAAGGCAGTGCACTTGCATATGGAGAAGAAACTCACTTAATGTTAGTGTTAGCCAACAGTGGACATACGATTTATTACGTCCCAAGTATTAAAGTATATCACCTTATTGCTTCATATAAAATGGCGCTATGCTGGTTATTGAAATCTGAGTATAACTGTGGGAAATGTTCTAATAAAATATTTTCTTTAGAACATTCAGTGTGGGACTATCTGTTAATTCTATTAAGGAGTTTTGTTAGTTCTTTTCGGCTTTATATAAGATATCGCCGGGAACCTTTTAGAAGAAGAGTTTACTATTCTTTTCGGAATTTTTTTTATACTGTAGGCGGGATTGCGGACAAATTATTTTCGAAGTAA